The Haemorhous mexicanus isolate bHaeMex1 chromosome 6, bHaeMex1.pri, whole genome shotgun sequence genome includes the window CAGCTGGGATTCCtgaaagagctgctgcagcacatcagAAGGGGCGATTTGCTGTCTCTAGTGGAGCAGTTCGAGCAGGCAGAACTTCATGCCCCTGATGATCAGCCTGATGAGCATGAAAAACGTAGGTGGATTATTATATATTGAGAGGTTTTTTTATATAGTTATATCCCCGCATATATGGCTCCTCAGCAACCCCAGTAAATGTGTACACAAGCGTCTTTCGGGGTGgaattttccccctcttttttttcttacttttcttttatcttttggGATTCCAAGTCTATCCGGTGGCTTCTGTAGAACTCTCAGTATATGCAGTGCAACAGGAGTAGTGGCattttgctgaaataaaaccaacaacTTCTAAACGCTTTCTGGAGTTTCTTAGTAAATGCGTGGCTAACTTGATGTGCTTCTGCTGTTTCAGGTCTCCTGAAGGTAGCTTTTGATGTCATTCGTGCCAGTGTCGGGAGGGATTGGAAGAAGCTGATGCGAGAACTTGGGCTGCCAGAGGTGAAGCTGGATAAGGTAGAGACAGCCTATCGATATGATTTGGAGGAAATGGTTCTTCAGGCACTTCGGGAGTGGCAGAAGTGGAAGGGGAAGGATGCAAAGGTGGCTGACTTAATAAAAGCCCTCCAGGGCTGCAACCTGAAATTGGTGGCAGACTGGATTGAAGACAAGCTCTCACAGGTGAACAGTGGAACCAAATGAAAGCAGTGTAAAACCATGAATGAAAAAAGTCAGTGCCTTCTTCTCTTCTGGACCGAAATAATTATCACTGGCTGCTTATCATTCCACTTATTTATGTGCCTTAACTTGTAGTTTGATGCTTATTTCAGGATATTTTAACTTTCACAAGATCTGAACTCCATTTTGTAGAAATTCTCACACTTTTGTTCTGCCACTCACCTGAAAAGATTTGCTTTGCTGCAGGCACTTTTCAGATGCATTTCCACTGGAAATACATCCATGGGACACTTCTGAAACAActgcaatttaaaatttcatggagatgttggattttttttttttatggcctGTTAGAAATATAGCGTGAAAAAGAGAAGGAGTAAAGCTTTCAGCTGGGTGCTGGCTTTTCTTTTGGAGTAGCAAAAAATAATATCTTAGGTAATTTgtcaaatatattttctctccatGAAAGTATATTAAGACAACTGTAACCTCCGACTGCAGTGCAAGAGGAACACTAAATATTCTGGTGGCTTTCTTGGAAAAAATGTGCCTGGATTTGAAATTGAAGTCAAATGTCTGCACCAAGTGCCTTCAGTATCCTGAAGTTCTCCTGAAACTATCCAAGAGGCTGTGTCACACAGATGTTCACAGCAGCCTCTTTCCAAAGCTGGGGATGCTTTGGGGCTCCTTGCTGGGAATCCTTCCGTGGCCTCTGTCACAGAGGCTGCTCATGTGTGCTGGAAGGTGTGAGCCACTCTCAGAGGGAGCAGGATTCATCAGCCTCTGGCAGATGCAGCTCTCAGCTTTCATCTGGAGCAACCTTCAGCCAGTGGCCTTCACACCTGACCCACAGCTGGAGAATTGCACCATTGCACAGTGCAGGACATGCAGGGCTGTGGAGGCCTCAGTGGGGAGAATCCCATGAAACCATTACTGCTGGAACAGCTGTAGGATCCTGTGTTTCTGCAAACATCTCCCAAGTGCCTGGCCAGATACTGGAAGAGGTTTTATTGCTGCTGCACCTGTGGGACTTCAGCTGTTTCCAAGTTGTTTTTATATGGTGCCATTGCTGTGAAGGCCGGTGTCAGCACATAAcctgtcactgctctgcagaaacATTGTAACACTGATGATTTTCATTGTACATTTGCTTGCTCAAACAGTGAGGCTTGAATACTTTATTGTAGTTAGTGGAAACTGCTGTAAGTTCACATGATAGAAAAATCATTTcagtcagggtttttttccccttcagtcatttttttccacattcctagaagtgcccaaggccaggctggatgggacctgaagcagcctggtctagtggaaggagTCATTggttggaactgggtgatcttttAGGTCCGCCCCTGCCCAAACCATTGTGTGCTGATTCTCAGTATCTTTCCAGTTTGATATATTTAGTATCACTGGTTGTATTCAAGCAAAGGAGTTGCCACCTGTCTGCCTTTTGTGCAGAGAGTTGGCTCCGAGTTCTTATTCCCTTTATTTGTATCAATTGTCAattcccaggaggagctgctgagcttcAGCTGAATGATGAGCTCCGgtgttttggagatttttgtttcATAGACATCAGGAGTATCCATTCTGCAGTATCTAAAGAAAAGgattgctccagcagctcttccttcctgcctctgagcaatccctgggagcagaggagtgGAAGTAAGCAGGATGTTATGTGAGTGCtcaaacagctctgcagcagctccaagtcCTATCTCTGCTGAAGTGCTTTTCTTGTCCACTTCTACTAAGTCTTCTGCTTCAGCAAGGAGATTTATGTGGGATAGGAAGAGTGTACTGCCTGCTGCATACAGCCAGGATATTTTAGGAATCAGTTGGAATAACCTGTTGGTTGTAGCCAAGCACTCATCAACCAAGCACTCACAAGAAATACTCTGCTTCAGGAGGTAAAAACCTCTTGTTTCTCTAAGGATTTTGTACCTCCTTTTACTGCATCTGAAAGCAATGACCTAGACTGCATCCATCTCTGCCATACCTTAGAGCCAATTAAGATCATTTTTATGAGATATTAAAATGTTGTTTATGCAAAAGCAAAATCAACTGAAATGAAGGGAACAAAATTTTTTTAGGAGAGAGGGATAAAGGGTGCAATTTGTAAGGGAGTGTTTTCTGATCCAGATGAcaatcttttattttcaaattaaacacCTTGAACTCATATGCATATTTTTGATAacttgaattaaaattttatattgtGTAATTCCGTGTACATTTCATTAAAAgtaattcttaaaaaaaccaaaataaacggaatgggtttggtttttggtttttttttttttttttttttttgtttgtttgtttgtttgtttgtttgatggGATTACTGTCTGCAGTAAGATCTCTGACTGGGAGAAAGTGGATGTTAAGGACACTCTGAAAGCAAGGAGTGGTGCTAAACAGGCATGGTGTTACCTGTGTCCTTCTTGGGACATTAAAGGCAAAAAGCAAAGTGTTTTGTCATTGAGCTTCTCAGAAGTGCTAAACAGGCTGCAgtttgccagcagcagcagcatttgaaTGCTGTCAGTCAGGGAGGTGTGAGGAAGCAAAGattccctgccagccctcaggAGCCCAGACTAGAGTCCCAGTGTGCCTAGGAGAGAGGCTGCCTGTAGGTAggcttccttctcttctcctctgcTAGCCATGCTGTGCTAAGGATGTTATATTtgttttataattaattaaaagCCCGGCTTCTGGTTTAGTCTAAGCTTGGTCAAGCTTTTAGAGGACGTGCTCAGAACGAATTGACAGAGGCTTGGGTGCTCTGTGGAGTGTCAGCCTGCACTTAAAGCTGTGAGTGAGTAAGACAAATAACTTAATTGCCCATTTTATCAAATCCTTTAGGATGCTCTGCAAGAGTATCTGCCTGTGAGGAATTACTCaaacctttttcctttttgtctccTGAGAGTAATCTTTCCTCACAGCCTTGAGAAAACAGCACATCAAAACATGTGGAGAGTTAAAAGTGCCATCTCATGAGAATTCTCATCTCAGAGGATTGTTTTTCCATGTCACTCCTCAGTCCCTTTCAGCACTTGCTTGCCATTGCCTATGATTTTTGAAGATATCAATTATAATTACATATTGAGgtggttttctttatttaaattgcATTATTTTCATTACTGAGTTAAAAGAAGTTTTCTAGACTATTAATTAAAAATCCTCTTACACAAATTGGTTGTTGTAAACATTTCACATACAAAgctttggtttccttttctccattcTCCACACTCAGGCAGCTGCGTTTCCTCCAGCCTTTGTTTCATTCCTAAAATAATTGTCTCCTTTCTGAAATCTAATTGCTTCATTTAATTGTTTAATAAAGAAAGCTTAATAACAGACTGTGTCTCCAAGCTCTCTGTGGCACTCAGCATGTTCTTAATTCAGGCTTTTTGGCTGAGTATTTTCAAATTCAGATTTACTTCTAATCATGCCTTGTACCCTTCTTCTTCTGCGTGAATCACCTGTATCCTTAAAATGTGTTCTAGCATGGATATTTTTCTAGGTTGTCTTTCCTCTTTGAtttattgcttttctctgtCAATGTTTTGGTGCTCTGGTGGAATTGAGAGAAATTAACTCACTATAAAAATGTATGGTTTCTACCATAAAAATAGGAATCGTGGGGGTGAGCTGAGGGTAGGGGAAGGAGTTGCGAGGAGAGATTCAGGAACTTCTGGAGAATCTGTGTTTCAATAAAAACTGTCACAGCTGAGGATTGCCTCACAGGAGCAGGGTGTGTTGCCATTGTAGGttcagggagagaaggaagcagGGCTTTactcagctgctgggaaaggcagagtCATGCAGCTCTCTCGTGGGAATCTGTGTGGAACCAACTCCTAATCACTAAATTGTCCCGTCCACAGACCCgttccagctcctgcctcattCCTGAGAGCATTACACATGCCTCTCTTAAAGCAGGCTGAAGTGAAAACAACAGGCTTGTTCTTGTGCAACATGATGTAATAGACACCATTGAAACCCCTGAAGCTGGCCATCCTGGTTGAGTTTGAATTCAGTGATTTCTCTGACTTGATGGGTTTTGGAAGCTGAAAGCCTTTTCCAAATGCTCTGTGTGCTTGTCCAGTTCCTGCATTGATGGTGGCTGAGCTCTCCTTTCTTTGGGTTTCTGGGGCTGTGTTGGTGCAGGTCACAgcactccaggcagctctcccagtaaccagctcctgcagcaaagTGGAAGGGTTTGTGTGTGCTCTCAACTCCATAAAAAATAACAACTCTAAGGGAGGTCTTGAGCCGTCTCCGGTACAATGTAATAAAAAAGTGCCTTTGCTAGGGAAAGCAGCTTAATGTCAACTTTGTATCTCTGCTGAGTGCTTCAAAAAGCTGTCAGACTGGTATTTTATATTTACTACATAGTGTTCAAGCCTTGAGAGCGGGCGCTGGTGCTGTGTGAAGTTACACAGATATAAAACTGGACCATTGTCATGGCAGAAGTAAAAAACACCCAACTGGGATTTTATGTGGGAGGGTGTTTCATTTAGAAGTGAGCCTGGCTTTGGAGAACTACAGAAAGCA containing:
- the FADD gene encoding FAS-associated death domain protein; translation: MDFVSGGLGQDAEVPPARPVSGAGPGAVDRFLSLQLSISSGLSAAEVDTMKFLCRDKIAKRKLETVRIGLELFSILMEQQVIASHQLGFLKELLQHIRRGDLLSLVEQFEQAELHAPDDQPDEHEKRLLKVAFDVIRASVGRDWKKLMRELGLPEVKLDKVETAYRYDLEEMVLQALREWQKWKGKDAKVADLIKALQGCNLKLVADWIEDKLSQVNSGTK